TGGTACCCGTAGACGTTGGCAGAGTTCGCGGATCGGTTTTAGTCCCGCCTGACCGTGGCCATAATGTTTTGGCAGTAGCTCAACAGGGGTTAACGCCTTGCCTAAATCATGCAACAAAGCGGCAAAACGGACACTGTTATCATCACTAAGCCGACAGGCTTGTTGTAAAACCATCATGGTGTGGATACCGGTATCTATTTCCGGGTGCCACTGGGCTGGCTGGGGAACACCGAATAGGGCATCAATTTCGGGCAATAGTACCGCTAATGCGCCGCATTGACGTAGAACGTCAAAAAAGACCCAGGGCTGATCAGTGGCCAGTGCGCGGTCAATCTCTTGCCAGACCCGCTCTGGCGTCAGGGCGGCCAGTTCTCCACTGGCCGTGATTTGCTGCATTAAGGCTAAGGTTTGCGGTGCGATGGTAAAGCCCTGAGGCGCAAAACGGGCAGCGAAACGGGCAACTCGCAGTACTCGTAGCGGATCTTCGACAAAAGCCGAGGACACGTGGCGTAAAATACGCTGAGTCAAATCGGCTTGCCCATCATAAGGGTCATGTAAGTTCCCTTCCGAATCTTGGGCGATGGCGTTGATGGTCAGATCCCGGCGCATAAGGTCCTGCTCTAAGGTCACATCTGGCGCGGCATGACACACAAAGCCACCATAACCAGCCCCCGTTTTGCGCTCGGTGCGGGCCA
This region of Shewanella sp. NFH-SH190041 genomic DNA includes:
- a CDS encoding multifunctional CCA addition/repair protein codes for the protein MQIYLVGGAVRDQLLGLPIKDKDYMVVGATPEQMLAMGYEQVGRDFPVFLHPKTKAEHALARTERKTGAGYGGFVCHAAPDVTLEQDLMRRDLTINAIAQDSEGNLHDPYDGQADLTQRILRHVSSAFVEDPLRVLRVARFAARFAPQGFTIAPQTLALMQQITASGELAALTPERVWQEIDRALATDQPWVFFDVLRQCGALAVLLPEIDALFGVPQPAQWHPEIDTGIHTMMVLQQACRLSDDNSVRFAALLHDLGKALTPVELLPKHYGHGQAGLKPIRELCQRLRVPSEMRDLALLVSDLHQNLHNAFELKSKTLLKQFDKADIWRKPERLEKLILVCEADMRGRTGFEHHDYPQGDYLRQCAAAAAAVDVKAILAAGFQGSAIREQLHKQRAVKLTQLRSHRGQ